ctcggcaaagatgtattttgccgagtgccattttttggcacttggcaaaatgcgtctttgccgagtgtctttttctgacactcggcaaagagacattttgccgtgtgcattttttttggccctcggcaaattattttttcaaagcaatttttgaggcccgaaatgaattcaaatgaaaattttttcaactacaaagttgcataacttctcaagatctacaaagtttattttggtcatttcttcatttgacaaaacaacaataacgttgttcataaaatctacgtCTCTCTCAtatgtctcatattagtttcatgaaagtagaagagggatatataagatttgtgaataatgttactaccactatgtcagatgaacaaatgaccaaaataaactttgtagatcttgagaagttatgaaattttgtagttggcaacattttgatttgaaatcatcttgtcatgcaaaaacggcgtttgaatttgaaaattttaaaatttgattttttcaaaagacctcggatggaaaaacttcctaaacaaaaattgtagatctccaaaagttatgaaactatgtagctgacaactttttgatttgaaatcatcttatcatgcaaaactacgtttgaatctctcaaatttaaaattcgaatttttcaaacgacctcggatggaaaaacttcctaaatgaaaattgtagatctcaaaaagttatgaaactttatagttgaccacttttttatttgaattcgtttagggcctcaaacaagcaatttactctcggtttagtataatacatgaggatagataacggaatttagacacaagtgacagtgtagtgcagtggtagagcacaagacacgcgagggagaggtcgtgagttcgaatcgcaccggccgcgttagccgcgaattttgcgcaaaaaatacagcgacttcgatggccggtggcgctggacggacgggcgctggccggtggcgaCCTTCCCTgaaaaaaaaatttgctattatttttgggtttttttcgcattttcgttttgccgagtgcttttccggcactcgacaaaggctttgcagAGTGCCCAacaaatagcactcggcaaaggcttctttgccgattaattctttgccgagtgccctttgctgagtgcggcactcggcaaagcctttgccgagtgtatttcgggctttgccgagtgccgcagatactcggcaaagtgccggtttccagtagtgctAGTACGTGGATGTTAGCACAAGGGTCCTCAAAATCATAGAGACAACCCTATCAGTTATTTTATATTAtaacatatactccctctgtcgaAGAAAACATACAACTACAGGTTGCGTGTCGACAAAAGTAgtttatgtttgaccaaattttagTGAATATTATTCACATATATGACTTCAAATTAATTTATTAagaaaatatatttcgtaatgaatctaatgatatttatttgatatcataaatattagtatctttttatatataattaatcAAACTTGTGATACTAAACTATGATACTATGCTAGAATTGTATGTTTTTatcgacggagggagtatataatagAGAAGACGTATGATTAAACAACATCAGAATACAAGATTATTAGTTAGTTTATTGGTTGTCAATACCGTAATACTAAAAGCAAAGCAGCTACATGGTACATACTGCTTGTAGCTAGGTACAATATTCGCACATGCAGAACCAGAAGCTATATATGTCGTATATATACTGATGATGATTTGATGATCACTGCTGGTGggacgacgacggtggcggcgaGATGTCTATCTTCCTGGCCTCGTGCTTAGGCTTGGGGATAGCGATAATGAGCCAGCCGTTGGACGACATCATCCCCTTGGCATTCCTGCCGTCGTAGCCGGGAGGCATCGTGAGCTGGACGTTCAGCGAGCTCGCTGGGTTGTCGTCGTCGGCGGAGGCGTCCTTgtggtcgccgccgccaccgccgacccTGTACTTGATGACCAGGCGCGCCAGGTCCTCCGTCGTTGTAACCTCCAATTTCTCATTGCTCGTCGACTCTCCCACCCTGAACTTGAGGATGAAGTGGTCCCTGTCTTCCATGACGCTCCAGTTGTCGCCCGATAATGTGGGAATGTGCAGCAGGACTAATTTCCAAATTCCCAAAATCAAAGTTACTGTCAGTAGTATATAACATACAGGGGCGAGCATGGTAGACGAGCTAGCTACAAGTTATTACCGTCGCGTTCGATGTTGTACGTGTACTTCTGCGCATGGCACGCGAAGACAGCAGCCCGGGACGGCGACTCCTTGTCTTTGCATGAGGCCCAACGCAGAGCCGCTACTGACGAAGCCGCCGCCGGCTGTCTGCTGCGGAGCTGCAGTGATCCCGCTGCGGGATAGGATTTTGCCGGAGCTGGCGGCGCCAGGCTCATCAGGAGGGTGGTGTAGGAGGAGCCCAAGATCGCCATCTATCAGGAGGGTGCTGTTGCAAGCACGACGGTGTGTGTTGCACTTATGTTCTTCGTGCTTTCGATCTGCTTTGTGCACTGCGCGCTCCGCTTATTCTGTGTGGCTTGGCGACGCAATATCTTACAGGCATGCATGCCTTATATAGAGGCCCGGCCGGGGGAGGCAAGTGCTAGCCAGGTAGTGGGGTACCTTTGCTTCTCCTGCCAGTACAGAATAAGTATACAGACATGATCGAATGTGACGGTTACCTTTGCTTTGTCTGATGGTTGGGAATATTTAGTGAACTGATGAAGAagcagcttttctttctttttcatgTAAGATTATGAGCGAGCGGCAACGCCAACGGCGGCCAGCCATGCGCGTGGCGAGCTTTCCACCTGCAGGTACAGGTAGACCTCACCTCTTCTGCGCGCTAGCTCCAGCAGCTGTGTGCGTTTGCGTGGCAAGCTAGCTTCAGTTCAGAATATAACACAATCTGCTACTAGCTTTTATAGAAGTATAAGAACAAGCATATGTGTGATGGTTAGCTTTGCTTTGTCTGACCTCTAACGTTTCGGAATGTTTTGTGAACGGAAGAACCAAGTAGCCACTACTTGTACGGGAATGCTCTTGTGCTGGCGTCCGGGGACGGAAGGACGCGGCTTCCCTGCTCTTATCCGTCCACACCccttccaaaaaaataaaaaattctctCTACGCACTCGGCCTCCACCGCCGCGGCCTTATCCACCGCTCCATCGGACCTCTGCGCCTGACTCCACCGCGCCGCCCTCCACCATGCTGCTCGCCTGCACCACGGCATCCGAGTCGCCGAGCAGGTACTCGCCAAGGGTGCGCTGTCCCAGGTCGTCGAGCAGGTGCTCTCACACCCAGGGGTGCTCGCGCAGATGCTCGCCCAGGGTGCTCGCGCGCCTCGCGCAGGTGCTCGCCCAGGCCGCCAAGCAGGTCATCGCCCAGGGGCGCACCTccgcgccggcgtcgagctccgcgATTCATCCAAGCAACAAGGTGGCATTGCGTgctgaaaacgcatgttgcaagagtatgtttcaaatatttcaggtgttttatccggatgttgcaagtgtttcatgtggatgttgcaaaaatagattggaatatttcatatgttgcaatagttgtgcgcgtatgttgcaagcttttatTCCCAATGTTTCAAATATTTTCCTAGACgtctgttgcaagtgtgtttatttagatgttgcatatgttttactaatatgttgcaagtgttttgtctggatgttgtgtatgttttacattgttttcaagtgtttttttatgtttttgcaagtgtttcattcaAATgcattttcaagtgttttagctgccttcatacgtatgttgcaagttgttgtaacacggcctcggtgggtggcgaaggcctccgacgacgaggtgtcgccaaggcgtcttcgaccgtcttagggcggagatctagcgctgactaaaggaactttcctggctatgctcaTAGGGCGCTGCACGAGGCTCAGCGAGCTTGTCGCGGATTCCGCCCAGACCAGGCACAGACATCTCTGGCCGCTTaggcggacgccgccccgcttcggccGACGGGCGTCTCCGGCGATGAGGGCGAAGGCCGCCTTACCcctgaactaatcaaacaaacaatcttgtctaagtgtgtgcaggtacctaagcgcaggcgcccgtggtccgcgcgagcgcgccagcatggcccccgcgcggccgggcgaagacctacggatgatgtcttCGACCGAACCGGCGGAGACCCGCGTAGACAGCGGCGCGCCcctgaagacggaggccagcatcgggaacccaggcctctgggccgaagaccgaggcacggtgggccggccgctCATGGAGGCCCAGTACTTGAAGACggtgtggcaggattgccccgcaaacaagagaCTAGTGGGGGAATATTCCagaaatgtactgtagcagttaaGGGGCATTGTAATATATTCTGTCAagaagtagttgagccctataaatggGGAACACTTATAACAGTGCCGGAGGAtggtggatgaattaatgaaaccttagCTTTCCATGCCAGTTTCCTACACACGCCCACCTGTCGTgcctatcccgagcctccgcccgagggcgACGCCTGGTGGGCGGAGGCCTCTGTCTCCTCCACGCTGTTTGAGACCGCCagtctcaacattggcgcccaccgtggtttggccaaggcaaaccaacgatggtagggaaaagaaaaaccaccaccagagcagcaatgaccacgggtcagagaggaaggcctaggcgcaccgcTCGTAGCACCTATGCAACCTCGCCtgcggaggatgacaccagagcagatgcccagggtcaaccaccggaaccccaagatccagaaattcaagatccggaggcccaaccaaattcagccacaacactcgagcaagaact
This sequence is a window from Miscanthus floridulus cultivar M001 chromosome 10, ASM1932011v1, whole genome shotgun sequence. Protein-coding genes within it:
- the LOC136486014 gene encoding uncharacterized protein, producing the protein MAILGSSYTTLLMSLAPPAPAKSYPAAGSLQLRSRQPAAASSVAALRWASCKDKESPSRAAVFACHAQKYTYNIERDVLLHIPTLSGDNWSVMEDRDHFILKFRVGESTSNEKLEVTTTEDLARLVIKYRVGGGGGDHKDASADDDNPASSLNVQLTMPPGYDGRNAKGMMSSNGWLIIAIPKPKHEARKIDISPPPSSSHQQ